A single region of the Melioribacteraceae bacterium 4301-Me genome encodes:
- a CDS encoding SIMPL domain-containing protein, whose amino-acid sequence MKEKNNLLLPLSILSAAILISVIIFSLVWKSAKSAQQTITVTGSAKQEVTSDLAIQRGTIQGTNKDRKLAYQQLQQAVPVLLKFLEAKGFKNDQIELLTINGYPVYETAPNGTMTQNISHYVYSQRFQITSKDVDKIKDLSLTLSSLVEKGIDVNVEMPEYLYSKIDELKVAIQAAAAKNAKERAEKIAEATGRSLGPLRSARMGVIQITPKNSNLVSDYGINDNTSIVKDITAVVSAAFEIN is encoded by the coding sequence ATGAAAGAGAAAAATAATTTATTATTGCCACTTTCTATTTTATCAGCGGCTATTTTAATTTCGGTGATTATTTTTTCTTTAGTATGGAAATCAGCTAAAAGTGCACAGCAAACTATTACTGTTACCGGTTCGGCAAAACAAGAAGTAACTTCTGATTTAGCGATACAACGAGGAACTATACAAGGTACTAATAAAGACAGAAAATTAGCTTATCAACAGCTTCAACAAGCAGTTCCTGTTTTGCTTAAATTCTTAGAAGCAAAAGGTTTTAAGAATGATCAAATTGAACTACTAACTATTAATGGCTATCCAGTATACGAAACGGCGCCAAACGGCACAATGACACAAAATATATCTCATTATGTTTATTCTCAAAGATTTCAAATTACATCCAAAGATGTTGACAAAATTAAAGATCTTTCGTTAACACTTAGTTCTTTGGTAGAAAAAGGGATTGATGTTAATGTCGAAATGCCTGAGTATTTATATTCCAAGATTGACGAATTAAAAGTTGCTATTCAAGCTGCAGCAGCTAAAAATGCAAAAGAGCGGGCAGAAAAAATTGCAGAGGCTACTGGAAGGTCACTAGGTCCACTAAGAAGCGCAAGAATGGGAGTTATTCAAATTACACCCAAAAATTCAAATTTAGTCTCAGACTACGGAATAAATGATAACACCTCAATTGTTAAAGATATTACAGCTGTTGTTTCTGCAGCCTTTGAAATAAATTAA